The Streptomyces kanamyceticus genome window below encodes:
- a CDS encoding chaplin, with protein MKNLKKAAAVTLVAGGLVAAGAGMASATSGGAHANGEAVKSPGVGSGNLVQAPVHVPVNAVGNTVSVIGALNPAFANDGVNS; from the coding sequence GTGAAGAACCTGAAGAAGGCCGCGGCCGTCACGCTCGTAGCGGGTGGCCTCGTCGCCGCCGGTGCCGGTATGGCGTCCGCCACGAGCGGCGGTGCCCACGCGAACGGCGAGGCCGTGAAGTCGCCGGGCGTCGGCTCGGGCAACCTGGTTCAGGCCCCGGTGCACGTCCCCGTGAACGCGGTCGGCAACACCGTGTCCGTCATCGGCGCCCTCAACCCGGCCTTCGCGAACGACGGCGTCAACAGCTGA